The genomic stretch TTCTCAAGAACCTCTTCTAACAATGAGCCGTCCTGAAATAGGTTGACGGTTTTTGAAGGTTTCAATCAGGCTGTGGGGCTAGCCCCACAGCCTGATTCGTGTACATCGTTTGGCGTTCTCATTCCTAGGCTGAGATGTGGCCGTTGTGAATTGTATATCTCAACGGATTCCCTCACCAGGGTATTGAGCTCTGCAAAGTCGTTGCATTTGGTGACCATGAACTCTTGCTTCAGAATTCCATTCATCCGTTCCGCCAAGGCATTTTGATAGCAGTCATAGCCATCTGTCATGGAAGGAACCATGCCGGATTCCTGGAGTTTTCTCTGGTAGACCGAAGAAGCGTATTGGAGTCCTCGATCTGAATGGTGAATTGTATTCACCCTCCTTCGCTTGTTTTCAACTGCCGCGTCCAGCGCTTTGGTTGTGCTTTCCGCACTGAGATCCCGGCTCACGTTGTATCCCATTATCTTCCGGCTGAATGCATCTGTCACCAGCGACAGATAGCATGTTTGCTCACGTGTATTCACGTAGGTAATGTCGCTTACGAACACCTGCTCAGGACATCTCGGTTGAACATCTTTCAACAAGTTGGGATGCTTTTTTAGCCAATGCTTCGAGTTGGTTGTCTTTGTATAGTTTTTCCGTCGCTTGATGAGCATATGCTCTCGCCGCAGCAGGGAAAACAACCCATCACGTCCGAGC from Pseudodesulfovibrio profundus encodes the following:
- a CDS encoding IS3 family transposase (programmed frameshift) yields the protein MEDKSKQRVRRTQRDYTMAFKLSVVAQVEKGEMTYKQAQALYGIQGRSTVLKWLRKHGTLDWSKSMVHSRKDPKARETPVQKIKRLEKELEEEKIKTALLNKMIEISDREFGTSIRKKPYPRAARSLQRERQISLSACCRQLGVSRQSVYQAEKRHDAREAMYQEAKAMVLNVRTRMPRLGTRKLYHLLKDAFSAKGIRLGRDGLFSLLRREHMLIKRRKNYTKTTNSKHWLKKHPNLLKDVQPRCPEQVFVSDITYVNTREQTCYLSLVTDAFSRKIMGYNVSRDLSAESTTKALDAAVENKRRRVNTIHHSDRGLQYASSVYQRKLQESGMVPSMTDGYDCYQNALAERMNGILKQEFMVTKCNDFAELNTLVRESVEIYNSQRPHLSLGMRTPNDVHESGCGASPTA